Within Nosocomiicoccus ampullae, the genomic segment GCCTTTACCAAATATGACGATTATGATGCCTAGAGATGAAATTGAAGCTAAATTGATGATTAATTTTGCATTAGACTATGATGGTCCAATTGCTTTAAGATATCCTAGAGGTAATGTCAAAGGTCTTCAAATAACTGAAAGACAGCCTATAGTAAAAGGTAAATGGGAAATTGTAGATGCCTCTAAAGAAAAAGATGCAGTCATTATTAGTTATGGACCGACGTTAGATGTTGCTTTAGAAGCAAAAGAAATTTTAAATAAATTTGGCATTGAATTAGAGGTAGTTAATGCACGCTTTATTAAACCTGTAGATGCGGATTTACTTAAAGAATATGGTCAGTCAAAAACTCCTTTACTCATCGTTGAAGAAGTTATCGAAACAGGTGGACTTGGCCAATATGTTCAAAGTTATATGTTAGAAAATAATTTCTTAAATAGCGTAAAAACGATTGCGATTCCAGACGTTTATATTGAACAAGGTAGTGTCGATAAATTACTCATCGAAGCAGGAATCACAGTAGAAAACGTCGTAAAAGTAGTTCAGAATATGGTTGAAAACAATGACTAAAATTCGAGCAGATGAATACTTATTTAAGCATTATAGCCTAGGAACAATTGAAGACGTTAGGCGTCTTATCATGGCTGGTAAGGTGTTAAATAATAATGAACCGATTTATAAAGCATCGGATATGATTAAAACAGAAAAAGCATCAATACGTTTTAAAAATGTAAAAGAATACGTTTCTCGTGGCGGTATTAAATTAAAAGCAGCAATCCAGGAATTTTCAATCGATCTAAAAAATAAGGTGGTACTAGATATTGGAAGTTCCACGGGTGGCTTTACAGATTGTTCATTAAAGCACGGTGCGAATCATGTTTATGCTGTTGATGTTGGTACTAATCAACTCGACTATAAACTTAGAGTCGATGATAGAGTAACAGTAATGGAACAAACAAACTTCAAAGGTACACTAATCAGTGATTTTAAACAGTTACCAGATATCATAACAATAGACGTTAGCTTTACTTCAGTTGTTCCTATTATTAATCATATTACTGAGTTATTTAGCCATGAATACACGGTCATTGCGTTAATAAAACCTCAATTTGAAAGTTACCTTGAAGAAAAAGAAGACACGCTCATTATTCAAAATGTTGAAACAAAGAAAAATGTCATTAGACGTGTAGTAGAGGCTTGTAAAGATTTAAATTTATCAACAATTGATGTCATTCATTCACCAATTACAGGCACGAAAGGTAACGAAGAATTTTTACTATATATTAAAAACGACTCAATCGGTCAATCAGTTACGAATGAACAAATCAAGTACTTATTTTAACTATCCTTTATAGGATAGTTTTTATTTTCTAATAACTTTTAAATATGCACAATTATATGCTATTATTGAATAAATATTTGTCTTATGCATAGAGGTGAAGATCATGTCAAATAAAGTAGTTAGGCAAATTAAAATTAGAGAAATTATTACTAACCACGATATTGAAACTCAAGAAGAACTTGTAGAAAAGTTATTAGAGAATAATTATGAAGTCACTCAAGCAACAGTATCTAGAGACATTAAAGAACTTCAACTTTTTAAAGTACCTAAAGCAGATGGAACTTATATTTACAGCATGCCAGAGGATAGAAGATATCAAACACTTGAAAAGCTTGGTAGATATCTAATGGATAGTTTTGTCAAACTCGATTACCACGATAATTTAATTGTTTTAAAAACATTGCCAGGTAACGCTCAGTCAATTGGTGCTATTTTAGATCAATTAGAATGGGAAGAAGTCATCGGTACAATTTGTGGAGATGATACATGTTTACTTATTTGTAGAGGTAATGATGCGAGAGACGTTGTTAAAGATAAAATATTTAATCTTATTTAAGAGGAGATGGCTAATATTTTACTCCGATTAAACATTAATAACTTTGCAGTTTTAGAAAATGTAGAGCTAGATTTTTATAATAACTTGACGATTATATCTGGTGAGTCCGGAGCAGGAAAATCGATGCTAATTGATGCACTTGCTTATTTAGCAGGAAAACGCGCCTCTATGGAAGATATACGTTATGATACGAGCGGCTTAGTGTTAGAGGGTGTGTTTGACTTTCCTGAGACTGAAAGGCTAAATATTCTATTAGAAGAATATAACATTCCCGTTGATGAGATATTTATCGTTAAAAGAGAAATCATGCATAATAAAAAAAGCATTGTAAAAATTAATAATCAAATGGTGACACTTGGACAACTTCAAGCAATTATGCGTGAAGTATTTACAATTCATACTCAAAATAGAAATGATGATTTACTTGAATCCGAGCAGCAAATTGATTATCTCGATAAGTATATAGAGTTATATGATGAAGATGATTTTCATACGTATCAAGAACTTTTCTATAAGTATGAAAAAATTCAAAAGAGAATTGAAGAACTTGAATATAAAGATCGAAATCGTCTTGAGCAACTTGAATTACTCGAACACCAATATAATGAAATACAACTTATGAATTTTAACTCACCAACTGAAGAAGACGACTTAGAAAAAGAACTCGAATATTTAACAAATTTCGAATCCGTAAACGAAGTATTTCATAAAATAAAAACAATACTTGAAGGTGATGTTAGTTTACAGTCACTCTTATATGAAGTTGTCCATCAACTTGAAACAATGAATCAATTTGATGAGAAGTACAAGCTCTATTATAATCAGTTAGAAGAAAGTTATCATTTACTAAATGAGCTAAATAGCGAAGTGACACATGATTTAAGTAATTTAGAATACGATGAAGAACGTCTTAATGAAATTCAAGAAAGATTGAATAATATTAATCATTTAAAACGAAAATATAACCAAACCTTTAAAGGTCTAATTGAATTAAAAGAGGCACTTGAAACTGATATAAATGATTTAAAAAATTTCAGTGAGTCATATGAAGAACTCATTTCTGAAAAAGAAAGGGTATTTAAATCATTAAATACGTACGCTAAGAAGTTACATCATATTCGTGATGATCGAAAAGACTTTTTAGAAAATGCGATTATTAAAGAATTAGAAGACTTAGACATGCAAGATGCTGAATTTAAAATTATTAATAAGGAAGGTCAGTTTAATAAATTAGGGTTTTCTAACGTCGAATTTTACATTACGACGAACAAAGGTGAACCGTTAAAACCTTTAAATAAGGTTGCTTCAGGAGGGGAAATTTCACGAATAAACTTAGCGTTAAGAACAATATTTTCAATGTTTGAAAATCAAGCGCTTGTTATTTTAGATGAAATTGACTCAGGGGTAAGTGGCAAAGTCGCAACAAAAATGGCAGAAAAAATGAAGTTATTATCAAAAACACGTCAAGTATTTGCGATTTCGCATTTACCTCAAGCTGCAGCTGTAGCTGATCATCATTTACATGTTCATAAAACAACGGTTAACGACCGCACGGTGTCTACAGCTGAATATTTAGATAATGAGACACATGTTAAAGAAATTGCAAGAATGTTAAGTGGATCGACAATTAATGAAGCAGCAATCAAAAACGCGGAAGAATTAATAAAGACGAGTAAACAATAATTATTGTTTCTCGTCTTTTTTCATAAATCTTTCTTGTGCACGATTGTTTTTACGTTCTCTATATAATACATAACCTGCAACAAACCATACACCTAAAACTAATAGTATAAGGCCAATTAAAAATTGTAAGACAAGTGAAGAAAATGGCCAAATCGTAATTCCA encodes:
- a CDS encoding TlyA family RNA methyltransferase; amino-acid sequence: MTKIRADEYLFKHYSLGTIEDVRRLIMAGKVLNNNEPIYKASDMIKTEKASIRFKNVKEYVSRGGIKLKAAIQEFSIDLKNKVVLDIGSSTGGFTDCSLKHGANHVYAVDVGTNQLDYKLRVDDRVTVMEQTNFKGTLISDFKQLPDIITIDVSFTSVVPIINHITELFSHEYTVIALIKPQFESYLEEKEDTLIIQNVETKKNVIRRVVEACKDLNLSTIDVIHSPITGTKGNEEFLLYIKNDSIGQSVTNEQIKYLF
- the ahrC gene encoding transcriptional regulator AhrC/ArgR is translated as MSNKVVRQIKIREIITNHDIETQEELVEKLLENNYEVTQATVSRDIKELQLFKVPKADGTYIYSMPEDRRYQTLEKLGRYLMDSFVKLDYHDNLIVLKTLPGNAQSIGAILDQLEWEEVIGTICGDDTCLLICRGNDARDVVKDKIFNLI
- the recN gene encoding DNA repair protein RecN gives rise to the protein MANILLRLNINNFAVLENVELDFYNNLTIISGESGAGKSMLIDALAYLAGKRASMEDIRYDTSGLVLEGVFDFPETERLNILLEEYNIPVDEIFIVKREIMHNKKSIVKINNQMVTLGQLQAIMREVFTIHTQNRNDDLLESEQQIDYLDKYIELYDEDDFHTYQELFYKYEKIQKRIEELEYKDRNRLEQLELLEHQYNEIQLMNFNSPTEEDDLEKELEYLTNFESVNEVFHKIKTILEGDVSLQSLLYEVVHQLETMNQFDEKYKLYYNQLEESYHLLNELNSEVTHDLSNLEYDEERLNEIQERLNNINHLKRKYNQTFKGLIELKEALETDINDLKNFSESYEELISEKERVFKSLNTYAKKLHHIRDDRKDFLENAIIKELEDLDMQDAEFKIINKEGQFNKLGFSNVEFYITTNKGEPLKPLNKVASGGEISRINLALRTIFSMFENQALVILDEIDSGVSGKVATKMAEKMKLLSKTRQVFAISHLPQAAAVADHHLHVHKTTVNDRTVSTAEYLDNETHVKEIARMLSGSTINEAAIKNAEELIKTSKQ
- a CDS encoding DUF2627 domain-containing protein, whose product is MKKIIALLILVIPVIFAGYGVKLIRDSIFGITIWPFSSLVLQFLIGLILLVLGVWFVAGYVLYRERKNNRAQERFMKKDEKQ